The sequence below is a genomic window from Hippocampus zosterae strain Florida chromosome 7, ASM2543408v3, whole genome shotgun sequence.
GCTGGCCCGATCCCGCCAGCTGGCGCTGCAgaaccgggccgccctcgagGCCGTGACCTCTTCTTGTGGCGTGGAGGAAGGGGGACTCTCCTACCAGCGGCAGGCCAGTGACGAGGTACAGGGGGTGCTCTCGGACCACCGCAGTGTGGCTGAGGCCCTGGACACCATGGAAAAGGTCTTCGTCTCCCTGGAGGAGAAGAGGAAAGACGGCAAGGATGGGAGACTCCTTGCGAGGTGATTCATCCATTCCATTGGACCACTTTCTCTGAGGCTTTCGAGTCCCCTTTTTATGATATTAGTTGCATTCGACCTTTTATGctaaaacatgcgtagcaggttgATTGAGCATTCCAAATTTTAccgaagtgtgattgtgagtgcgaatggttgtttatatgcgtataccctgcgattggctggcaaccagttcaggatgtaccccgcctactgccaaaaGACTGCTTGCTGGAATAGGCTTGAGAACGCCagcggccctcgtgaggataaacagattagaaaatggattgatggagagATTATCCAAACGGGTGAATTTGATCCATTACATACCAGGGGgttaattaataaaataatagatgatttaaaaaacacacacacacacacacacattgcagaTGAATATTTTGATCTTTAAAttgaagaagaggatgagggccagtgaagaaattattttttaaaaataaaaagtttggcATGATGATCACTGTTATCTCAGAATTCCCtctctaaccctttcatgcaccaatagtGATAAccagtaacctgataacatgataagctgtccactgtagtaaccacctgaaagggttaaagtcagaattctcactttttttctcagaaTTCAGCAAATGCGCAGGTTTAAAAGCTGCATGGTTAACAATTTTCCAGATTTGTTGTGAGGACTGTTCACACAGCCATTTTGACAAAGGAATCGGCAGAACAGCCAGTTTGGAACaaagaaatctgaaaaaaattcattcattcattttccgattggctgtttcctcacaagggtcgcgggggggtgctggagcctatcccagctgtcttcaggcaggagacgggggacaccctgaaccggttgccagccaatcgtagggcacatagagatgaacaaccatcctcgctcacactagggacaattttgagtgttcaatcatcctgccatgcatgtttttggaaagtttggaaaccggagtacccggagaaaacccacacaaacccTGGTAGAACATACCAACTCTACACaaggaggcaggagctggaattgaaccgacAAAAATTATGTCAGCAAAACTTTGTAGGTAGAtggaactaccggtacattaaaatgttgttttacatttgggtttttttttttcagtaaacaAACTACACAGTTGTTGAATATGACAAACAGCGATTGAACGGGAAAATATTGCTGTTATCTGGTGGCATTTGACAGGTGTCGCTGGACTCCAGCACtgctatgttttttttacattaccgTCTGGCTCATTTCTGCCCTCCAGCTATTCTAATCCGTTTTGTGTTACCTGCAATGTGTAGTGTCAAGGAACATTTGACCCACGCGAGGGAGTCGGCGTGGGCCCGCGAGCACCTGGCGTCCGCCCTGGAGAGGAGCTTGTCCACCCTGGAGGACAATCTCATCCACATGCAGCTCAGACTCAGCAAGCTCATCCGCCAGTGACCACCAGCACACCAATACGTTGATCGGCGGTGGAATATGCCGCATTTTTTGTCGCTGGTGTTGTGACTTTGCGCTTTTCGTAAATGGCAATAAAAGTCTCAACCACCAAAGAGGAGACATCATTGTAGAATTGTTGGAAAGTTcagacattttggttcagagaTGTCATTTTCGGGTCATTTGGAAAGTTGCTGCTATCTCGtgattgttttcaaatttgTACCAAGTACACGACAGAAATGGATGACGCTAAACTGCCCAGAATTTTAAATTGTTGTCAATGCGTGTGGGGCGGAGCATGGCGGGTAAAGTTTGATGACTCGCCATAAAACAAAACTTGACTGCGCTTGTTCTGAGCTTCATCAAAACGCCGTGTGCGTGATGAAGTTAagcccttttagggacagcggtcactacagtggacagcttatcatgcgaTCAGGTtacatcataggtgtcaaactcaaggcccgggggctagatctggcccgtcacatcattttatgtggcccgcaaaagcaaatcaaacatgtcaacttccacgatgctttctaaaatctctaccaaaatttaaGTCTCATATGTAATGTGAGAAATAAGAgaaatattgcaagcattttcgtGCTACCAAAAACATCTTTACAGCAGCTGAAACAATAGTTGCAGAAACCGTTATTAATGACGTACGGTTTCAgtgataacggccctccaagggaaacggtaactaaaatctgAGAACACGCAGTTCATTCCTGAGATGTCATCAAATGGCTCTTGCTGGATGTCGATGGTCCACGTACACAGCTTGGGATGTCCCTCACAAGGTGTCCTGGGGTTGATGTTATCTTCTCACAAGCAACAGTTAATTTGACCAGAAGCCGTTCACTTATCAAGATATTGTCTTAAAAGCTAGAACGGGAGCAGCCTGAGCTCTCACGGTCCGACAAATCTACCATTATTAACCTACCCCATTGTATATGAGGCTTCACTCTGAAACAGGTTTTAAAGTTACACATAGAGTAAATATGGGATAACGGAATTACATGTATTCCaacagtttgacacccctgggttacagggtgcgcGAAAGGGATAAGAGTCTGGTTGAAATGACATCCGCACATGATTGAGGCTTCCACATGctgattgaaaagaaaaaaacgcttGTGAAATGATTCCGATTTAATCAGCAACAACGTACGTGTAGTACAGCGCTTTTTGTTCACTTACTACATGTGGAAAAACACTACAGACAAACAACATATTTCAAGTATTTCAGCTCCAGCGTGATAggactttttttaaagaatagaaCAACACGGGAGGCCTGGTATGTTTGCGTTTACAACCAAGCTACAATGCCTCGTTCACAATCGTTTTCGAGGCTGGAATAAGCCACAGCCACGCTCGCTATTGAATTCCCCGGCCATGCAGAACTCTCCATATGTCAAATCTTTGAACAGGTGAACAGTGTCTACGGCTAGCTTTTTGTGAGCATCGCCCCATGTAGGTAGGAAGTTCACAGCAATCGCCCTTTGCGGCTTTGTAGACTTCATCGCCAAGTCGTCCCAAGTCAACATGACTCTTACCGGTCTTTTGGGGTTTTAAATGTTCAGCAATCACATCTGTCCCAGACATGATGTCCAATTTGTTTTACAAGTCAGcgacttcttcctcttcttgcaTCTGCTCCAAAGACTTGAGGTAATCGCGGGCCAGGATCTTCTTTGGGAGGATATCTGCGGAGGGGAGAAGAACAGTCTGCTACTAGGCATTGAACGacttcagattttttatttgtaatggaCGTAAAGATAACGATCGTCGATCTGATGTTGACTAATCGATAACATTGTTGATTCTCACCCCAACTCCCTGGGTCACTCATCCAATCACATACCTTCACAACCTAGCAGACAATCAGAATTTGTAGAACTCCAACACAACTCTAGGGTTGCTTTGTaacgataataataaaaaaaaaatttaaacacaGACAGGAGAGAATGCTTGGCAACACTGCAGTTGGGTTGTATTAATTGTTGCTAGAGTTCGACAGTCTGTGAGGCACGGAAGGTGGACAGGTGTGATTTATGATTGGATGAGGGATTTGGGTGGTGAGGGCAAATGGATGGAGGAAGACAAGCATGTGCGTGAGATGAAAGCTGACGTTTgagcaaaataaaagttaaatattttttgggctgattttaaatgatcatttctTATCCTTGTTTGATAGTTTCGGACAGTAAAGTACAATATAACatacattatactgtatatacaatatatatatttttagtttttagtatttttttaaatgctaatcTTGCAAAAAAGATCTTTTTAAAGTTATTTCAATAAAGACTCCAGACTTTTGTAAATAAGTGACATTGATAGTTCAGAGTGAAGTCGTTTCAAACAATGGATTGACTTTATAAATATAATTACTTGGTTTATATAAGGTACGCATATTTCAGGCTAACTTAAGTTTTATGAGATTGCCTGTTGAAAGCGcaataaatatttattacagCAGTTTTGGTTCATTTTTGTGGTTAGATGAATGATAGTTAAGAGACTTCTTAAAAGTTGAACTAACTGGCATCTCAGTAACAGTAAAATGCGGTCCATGTGGGCTGAACAATTGTAAGTCTTTCTCAAATGTTCATGTGAGTTGATTGCGGATGTCACCTGTTAGAAACTGGAAGGTTTCCATCTCCTCTGCAGCGTTTGCCAGGTCACTGTAGGACAAACTGCTGCTTTCTTTTCCTTGGCCATTGTTGAATGACGACAGTGCCAAGTGTTGAACAAACATCtccttttggaaagaaaaaaaagaaaaaagaaagaaaaaaagtacatttcaccagtgattcccaaccactgtgcCTGAAAGATCGTCGGGTGTGCCTCGAGAAATGACACTTCATTCGACAGAAatctattattttgtgttcatctaATTATGTCCGGCACCTTAGAGTGAAACACCATTAATTGCTCGTCCACAAGATGGCCGTAAGTACAATTGACACGTGTAAGCACCTGTTGCACTTCTACAACAGAATAATAACTGTGTTCAAGAAGATTTAAGAGATTACATTGTCATTATTTCACGGTGTGGTGGAATGCGCTGTGGTTTCTCTCAGGTCAAACACGTGCCTTGTTTCAACACAAGTTAGGAAAAACTTCCGAAGACGACCAAGTAGACTGGGCACTCTAGGTGAGCGGGCGAGCTAACATGAGCATTTCTTTACCGTTGCCTTGGTGGTAAGAAAAAGCGCTTCCTGGTTAATATTGGACACGTCTGGGGAACTCTTCATGATCAAGCGCACTCGGGAAATGGGCAGGGAAAGGCCCTTTTTGCTACCAGGCGCTTGATCGTCCTTGTCGAGGCTAACATGAGACATCTTCACGCGGGCGAGACGAGAAATGCAACTTCTaccaaagtactgtattgtttTGAATGGATATGCTCTTCTTCGCCGCTAGCCGGCACCGGTTACGTTTCTTTAGCGCCCTCTGTCAGGGCAGAATGCTACCAGTAGAAATAATGTATTACAGATTATCAAGTCAAAAATTCTTAATTTTTGAGATGGAAACgaaacagtacagtacagtaagaGTACGATTTTTAATTATACAAAAACATTGATGCACCATTTACGATTATTGctttatgttatttatttattgtttttaatttgaaatagcCCCGCCCCCGGGCTCTTATTTCTCACTGTGTGTGTTGATAACATGCCGGGGAGTGGGGGACGCTGCCATAAACCGTCGAAGAAGAACTTTTATCGGTCGTCTGCAAAACATTCTGTAGCAGAATAGTCTTTAATATTTATCTATGAATGTgggatataataataataataataatggagaaGGTCGGAACTCATCGGTGAATGCCATGTAGCAAGAGGATAAAACGAcgcatcgtctttttttttaggaagaGACGTCAAATCATGAGTGTGTGCTTGTCTGAGTGTGAatcactgtccatgttttatgttatgtgttgtgtttattattttactttgttaactgattTGTTAAGTGCTTTATTACAGcggccgctgttgtgaaaacgctatataaatcagcatgtattgtatttcattGCATTGATAGTTTATCAATATTAgagaatacagtacaatgatGTAATAAAATCGCTTTGTAACCACCAATTCGACAGGTGGCAGCAAACCCATCACAAAATAAACGTAGAAGAAGAACGCGAAGCTCCAGCAATGaagtttttccccctctctagTAAAAATCAACATCATTGAAGACTATTTTTAGTGTAATCGTATTGCACATCAAATCAGCTTAGTTACGCGCCACGTTCAGGCAGCAATCTAACATTCTTCGGTGCCATTGTATGGTGCCTCATCATCGCGTTTACGGATGAAAATCAGCTCGCAGGATATTTGTATTCATTGTGTGAAGGATGCCGCTCGGCCTGAAGCCATGTTGCACCGTCTGCAAGACCAACTCGTCGTCCATGTGGAAGAAAGGGAACCAAGGAGATATCTTGTGCAACAATTGTTCGGTGAAGAGCAGCACCAGCCCTGGCGGtgggagcggcggcggcggcggcccgtcGGGAGTCTCCGCGTCGTCCAGCATTCAGCCCAGTAATGGTGGAGGCAAGCAGGTACAGACTGAGACACATTTGGCTAAATCGAACTGgaacacagaaaaaaactaTACACTTGGATTATCCTCAAATACATACCACGTCGGGTCACACTAGGTATAAGCTTTTAAAATTAACCTGGTGATTGCTTTTTTACAGGTATTGGcaataatgaccaaaaaaatggaGTCAGGAGCAATGAGGGTAGAAGGAGGAAAGGAAATATGAGAAACATTCTTTTCTGAAGTGGAAGGAACATGGTGACGAATTAAACTAGGGTAAGAGAAAGGAAAGGTCTACAAGGCAAGAAGAAAAGGCAGGTCTGAGGTGGAAGGAAGGGGGTTAAAAAGTAAGTTTGAGTCAAAGAAGGTCAGCGTTAAGGAAGCAAATAGGAAAAATGTTCTGAGGTGGAAAAGAAGGAAAGACAACGAAAACAGGTCAAATAGGTAAATAAATGGAGGGAAGAAAGCAGATCATGAAGGAATGAAGAAATAAGTGGCTATAGGGGGAAGGAGGGAGGTACAGATggacagagtaaaaaaaaagcaatgaaagaaaatgaagtAGCAGCAATCTCGTTATCTCTGCGTCCCGCATCTTAGACGcacaattttcccgcgggacgcacagttccaaataatgtgcatttttgggacgcaaggaaatttctcagtcaaaacaacaacaaacaaaaaaactacgagacacacacacacacacgccagcgATCCGCGGCGTGCAGGAGACGCGTTTACGTCAATTAAGGatgattagacaattaaggatggaagagacctgcttttgttcaaaGAGTTGCAGCgtttatttataattgtatgtgcatgttgtcatttgtgttattatcataggatatgaattgaataagtagaccatttcaaaattcaaaatttgggactctcgaaaTACATAATGGGAttcgtacttttctgatcagcgaggcCCTGCGACTCGCTGGTGGTAAACTGTAAGATGGTAAACTGcagattgtcattttttttaaatttctttttgtGCTGTTCAGTCAAAGCAGGAGATCCACAGGCGGTCGGCACGCCTACGGAGCACCAAGTACAAAGCCCCTGCTTCTGAGAAGAAAGTGTCCACCAAAGGCAAGGGCAGGAGACACATTTTTAAACTCAAGATTGTAAGACAAACATCTGTTGCTTGGATGCGTACTATTTCTCCCCACCTCATTAACCCTCATCTCTGCCTTTTCAGCCAATCAAAGCACCTGAATCAGTCTCCACAATCATCACAGCCGAGTCCGTCTTTTATAAGGTACTCggaattatccccccccccccaccccccactgtcGCATTGGATTTTTCTAAGCGGTGTGGGATCACGGCAGGGCGTGTACTACCAGATCGGCGACGTGATCAAAGTGACGGACGAGGATGACGGGAAGGCGTACTACGCTCAGATACGAGGCTTTGTTCAGGACCAGTACTGCGAGAAGAGCGCCGCGCTCACGTGGCTCATTCCCACGCAGGCCAGCCCCAAAGACCACTTTGATGCCGGCACCTACATTTTGGGTGAGCCAGCTACACCCCCCTGTCCATATTCAAATTTCTTCATGTTCATTTTGCGCACTAAAATCATGACATGAGATTTTCATCTGCGTCATCTCCATTCCACACGCACTGCTCCTCTGTCCATGTGACTTAGGTTTCAAATCATCTTCATGTCCTGAAGGtgaatcgttttgttttgtgtttgtttctgttttgagGTCCGGAAGAGGACCTGCCCCGGAAAATGGAGTACCTGGACTTTGTGTGTCACGCGCCGTCAGAGTACTTCAAGTCGCGGAGCGCGCCGTTCCCCACCGTCCCCGTGCGTCCGCAGAAAGGTTACATCTGGACGCACATCGGACCCACGCCTGCTCTTGCCGTCAAAGAGTGAGTATAGCGCAGCTGCACTTTTAACCAGCAGGAACTTTGATCTGTTTGTACAGTTTCTTGTATATGGTAATTATGTTtctatatgttaaaaaaaaaaaaaattgggaccaccaatttgcaaaaaaaaagttgttttgttttatccaGTCATTAAGCACACTGCTTGTTTCCGTGAACGTCATCAAAAATGTGTCTATCCAACATTTTTCGTGTCTGGACTTTGGGAAATGGCTTAAgcagacttttttctttttttttttttttttttgcctttggaaGAAAGTTCAAGTAGTTGGAAAGAGTGTCATCCAAGGACTAAATTTTTCCCTCCCGcttttgtttcaaaacaaagGACTATTCATGCCGTACCAGAACGGAGGGACTGGAGTAATTTAATGCAGGGGCGAAGGACAGTGGGCGGttcgggggggcagggggggttgtgtttttcatattacagtcatacctcggttttcgaccataatccgttccagaaggctgtttgaaaaccaatttgttgggaaaaaaaatctttattgaacacatctgtTCACTAGTGATGGCCAAATGAAGCCCCATGAAGCAATGAAGCTTTGCAGCCAATTGGTTTGCTCACGTAGCAAAGCTTCATGGTGCATTATACTCTACGGCGCCATCAAGTGGTCCAGAAGCCCAACAGGTCAACAGTGTTAAGAATTTAATGGCTATTTGCCCAAGACAAAGATATGAATGTGCTTGTGTTCGTAAGTTAgtatgtgaacaaaatacaacaaatgcTAAGGATAatttattcttcatttttatttagaaaTAATAGTTTTCCCACAGTGACTGACTTTAAACGCtcttcatgcctttgtcacatcccggctcgattactgccctttactttggagtcagccaggcctctctgagctcatccgcccctacacacctgccccggcgcctcaggtctgtggaccagacattattagaagtaccaagagctaaactgaggctcagagaggatcgagccttttctgttgctggtccctctccctggaatgacctcccactgaacattcggcaaacctcctcgctgcccatcttcaaatccctcctcaaaactcacttgtattctttggcattcgac
It includes:
- the si:ch211-57n23.1 gene encoding uncharacterized protein si:ch211-57n23.1; protein product: MLRRLMWSWTWLLVGFCACAPHEDISVDEDDWTDDKWGSGFSPVYHFLADRPPETTAAAASAAESPSMNCTQNFWLPSPTLDICWENVAGPEELARSRQLALQNRAALEAVTSSCGVEEGGLSYQRQASDEVQGVLSDHRSVAEALDTMEKVFVSLEEKRKDGKDGRLLASVKEHLTHARESAWAREHLASALERSLSTLEDNLIHMQLRLSKLIRQ
- the chrac1 gene encoding chromatin accessibility complex protein 1, producing MSHVSLDKDDQAPGSKKGLSLPISRVRLIMKSSPDVSNINQEALFLTTKATEMFVQHLALSSFNNGQGKESSSLSYSDLANAAEEMETFQFLTDILPKKILARDYLKSLEQMQEEEEVADL
- the gatad1 gene encoding GATA zinc finger domain-containing protein 1; this translates as MPLGLKPCCTVCKTNSSSMWKKGNQGDILCNNCSVKSSTSPGGGSGGGGGPSGVSASSSIQPSNGGGKQSKQEIHRRSARLRSTKYKAPASEKKVSTKGKGRRHIFKLKIPIKAPESVSTIITAESVFYKGVYYQIGDVIKVTDEDDGKAYYAQIRGFVQDQYCEKSAALTWLIPTQASPKDHFDAGTYILGPEEDLPRKMEYLDFVCHAPSEYFKSRSAPFPTVPVRPQKGYIWTHIGPTPALAVKE